One Pontibacillus yanchengensis DNA window includes the following coding sequences:
- a CDS encoding YlzJ-like family protein: MIHYTPLSEFDIYEDDPSSYENNKIVSIKGRTMKVQKMNDGNFQILQLISTDPQDYLDTDFIPGTILSMQDFQE; encoded by the coding sequence ATGATTCATTACACACCTTTAAGTGAATTTGATATTTATGAGGATGACCCATCTAGCTATGAAAACAACAAAATAGTCTCGATTAAAGGTAGAACAATGAAGGTACAGAAAATGAATGATGGAAATTTTCAAATCCTTCAATTGATCTCCACAGATCCTCAAGACTATTTAGATACAGATTTCATTCCTGGTACAATCCTCTCAATGCAAGATTTTCAGGAGTGA
- a CDS encoding ClpP family protease, with protein sequence MRNEEEPNKEGQEDQSQAKALMQKIQQLGQSQVAQAPDSNIHILPIIGQIEGHVQLPPKNKTTKYEHLIPQIIAIEQNPKIEGLIVLLNTVGGDVEAGLAISEMIASLSKPSVSIVLGGGHSIGVPIAVATDYSFIVETATMTIHPVRMNGLVIGVPQTFEYMEKMQERVLDFVTAHSNINEEKLKDLMFAKGNLTRDIGTNVIGDDAVKYGLINEVGGVSHAMKKLKGMIDANKDQQSEGLIQ encoded by the coding sequence ATGAGAAATGAGGAAGAACCGAATAAAGAAGGACAAGAAGACCAAAGTCAGGCTAAGGCATTGATGCAAAAGATTCAACAGCTAGGACAAAGTCAAGTAGCGCAGGCACCTGACTCCAATATTCATATATTACCTATCATTGGGCAAATAGAGGGACATGTTCAATTACCACCAAAGAATAAAACAACGAAGTATGAGCACCTTATTCCGCAAATTATTGCCATTGAACAAAACCCTAAAATAGAGGGCTTAATTGTTTTACTTAATACAGTAGGGGGAGATGTAGAAGCAGGTTTAGCAATATCAGAAATGATTGCATCTCTTTCAAAACCTAGTGTCTCCATTGTACTTGGCGGGGGACATTCTATTGGAGTACCAATTGCTGTTGCTACTGATTATTCGTTTATTGTAGAGACAGCGACAATGACGATACATCCTGTTCGCATGAATGGATTAGTAATTGGTGTTCCACAAACATTTGAGTATATGGAGAAAATGCAAGAACGAGTACTAGACTTTGTTACAGCGCATTCTAATATTAATGAAGAGAAATTAAAGGATTTAATGTTTGCAAAAGGAAATTTAACACGAGACATAGGAACAAATGTAATTGGTGATGATGCAGTGAAGTATGGCTTAATTAATGAAGTAGGTGGAGTAAGTCACGCAATGAAGAAGTTAAAAGGAATGATTGACGCTAATAAAGACCAACAATCTGAAGGGCTGATTCAATGA
- the dapA gene encoding 4-hydroxy-tetrahydrodipicolinate synthase translates to MNFGRVLTAMVTPFDNGGNIDFDKTTKLLQHLIEHGSDGLVVAGTTGESPTLTAEEKIALLNHVVKIVDKRIPVIAGTGSNNTHASIELTKKAEQTGVDGIMLVAPYYNKPTQEGLYQHFSTIAAETKLPVMLYNIPGRSVVTMEVDTIVRLSEIQNIVSVKDAGGDLDAMTEMISKTSDDFSVYSGEDTLTLPSFSIGAAGIVSVSAHVIGNEMQEMLQAVEDGDAAKASKLHQQLLPVMKGCFMAPSPSPVKTALQLKGVDVGGVRLPLLPLTADQRSTLSQLLC, encoded by the coding sequence ATGAATTTTGGTAGAGTACTCACTGCTATGGTTACCCCGTTTGATAACGGTGGAAATATAGATTTTGATAAAACAACTAAACTTTTACAACATTTAATTGAACATGGCTCGGACGGTCTTGTAGTAGCCGGTACTACGGGGGAATCACCAACATTGACCGCTGAAGAAAAAATTGCTTTATTAAATCATGTTGTGAAAATTGTAGATAAACGAATTCCAGTTATTGCTGGTACTGGTAGCAACAATACCCATGCTTCCATTGAATTAACAAAAAAAGCAGAGCAAACAGGTGTAGATGGAATCATGTTAGTGGCTCCGTATTACAATAAACCTACACAAGAAGGCCTTTATCAACATTTCTCAACAATTGCAGCTGAAACAAAACTTCCCGTTATGCTTTATAACATACCTGGACGTTCTGTGGTCACGATGGAAGTGGATACAATTGTTCGCCTTTCTGAAATTCAGAATATTGTATCCGTTAAAGATGCAGGTGGCGATTTAGATGCAATGACAGAAATGATTTCAAAAACAAGTGATGACTTTTCTGTTTATAGTGGAGAAGATACGTTAACGTTACCTTCCTTTTCAATTGGTGCCGCAGGAATAGTTTCTGTATCTGCTCATGTGATTGGTAATGAAATGCAAGAGATGCTTCAAGCTGTTGAAGATGGTGATGCGGCTAAAGCATCTAAACTTCATCAACAGTTACTTCCTGTCATGAAAGGTTGCTTTATGGCTCCTTCACCTTCACCTGTGAAAACTGCCTTGCAGCTAAAAGGTGTCGATGTAGGTGGCGTACGATTACCATTATTACCACTAACAGCAGATCAACGTTCTACCTTATCACAACTGTTATGTTAA
- the dapG gene encoding aspartate kinase yields MKILVQKFGGTSVRNEEGRKQAITHVKNAVTEGYKVVVVVSAMGRKGDPYATDTLLDLIQYPHHHVSKREEDLLTSCGEVISSVVFSNELNEEGLRSQALTGAQAGFVTSDDFTEAKIKEMNPDRIFEEFQSTDVVVVAGFQGQTATGETTTIGRGGSDTSAAALGAALQSEYIDIFTDVEGIMTADPRLVEAARPLAIMTYNEIVNLAYQGAKVVHPRAVEIAMQAKVPMRVRSTYKDDYGTLVTNSRSDGKGKDIPDRPVTGIAHLSGVSQIKVHAKDEDYQLQSEVFKSMAEAGISVDFINISPKGVVYTIPGMFTEKAKAILEDIGYEPEISYNCAKVSTVGAGITGVPGIAAKIVHTLTNEGVQILQSADSHTTIWVLIKDEDLVKTVNALHKTFELELGE; encoded by the coding sequence ATGAAGATTCTGGTTCAAAAATTTGGAGGAACCTCCGTTCGTAACGAAGAAGGGCGTAAACAAGCAATTACGCATGTAAAAAATGCTGTTACAGAAGGATATAAAGTTGTGGTGGTAGTGTCAGCAATGGGCCGGAAAGGTGACCCTTATGCTACCGATACATTACTAGATTTAATTCAGTATCCACATCACCATGTTTCCAAGCGTGAGGAGGATTTACTTACTTCTTGTGGAGAAGTTATTTCTTCTGTGGTTTTTTCAAACGAACTGAATGAAGAGGGACTCCGCTCGCAAGCTTTAACAGGAGCACAAGCTGGATTCGTTACTAGTGATGACTTTACGGAAGCAAAGATTAAAGAAATGAATCCTGACCGCATATTCGAAGAATTTCAGTCAACAGATGTAGTCGTTGTAGCAGGTTTTCAGGGGCAAACGGCCACTGGGGAAACCACTACAATAGGTCGTGGAGGTAGTGATACTTCAGCAGCGGCTCTTGGTGCAGCTTTACAGTCAGAATACATCGATATTTTTACCGATGTCGAAGGGATTATGACAGCAGATCCACGCCTTGTGGAAGCAGCACGCCCACTTGCTATCATGACTTATAATGAGATTGTGAATCTTGCCTATCAAGGAGCTAAAGTTGTTCATCCACGAGCGGTGGAAATTGCCATGCAAGCAAAAGTTCCTATGCGAGTACGCTCAACTTACAAGGATGATTATGGGACACTTGTCACAAATTCCAGGAGTGATGGAAAGGGAAAAGATATTCCAGACCGTCCCGTAACAGGGATAGCACATCTTTCTGGTGTTTCACAAATTAAAGTCCATGCTAAGGATGAAGACTACCAATTGCAATCGGAAGTGTTTAAATCCATGGCAGAAGCTGGTATCTCTGTAGACTTTATAAACATATCTCCTAAGGGAGTTGTTTACACAATACCAGGAATGTTTACAGAAAAAGCCAAAGCTATTCTGGAAGATATTGGTTACGAACCTGAAATCTCTTATAACTGTGCAAAAGTATCAACGGTTGGAGCAGGAATTACAGGAGTCCCTGGTATTGCTGCGAAGATTGTTCATACGTTAACGAATGAGGGCGTGCAAATTCTTCAATCTGCAGATAGTCACACCACAATTTGGGTATTAATAAAAGATGAAGATCTAGTGAAAACCGTTAATGCCTTACACAAAACATTTGAACTTGAACTTGGAGAATAA
- the asd gene encoding aspartate-semialdehyde dehydrogenase, whose amino-acid sequence MAEQKNYHVAIVGATGAVGQKMLETLEDRNFPIETLTLLSSKRSAGKTVRFQDKEITIQEATPESFEGVDIALFSAGGSISKQLAPEAVKRGAVVVDNTSAYRMDPNVPLVVPEVNEVDIAKHQGIIANPNCSTIQMVAALEPLRHAYGLKRVIVSTYQAVSGAGNEASDELRNQSEAFLKEETHTPEILPVKGDEHHYPIAFNALPQIDKFEENGYTFEEMKMINETKKIMHSDELHVAATCVRLPIFTSHAESVYIEIDDENVNVEELQSELANAPGLTLEDDPANQVYPTPLNAEGKRDVFVGRIRKDLDQPNGFHLWVVSDNLLKGAAWNSVQIAESIIKNEWLQKK is encoded by the coding sequence ATGGCTGAACAAAAGAATTATCATGTAGCAATCGTTGGAGCAACAGGGGCTGTAGGTCAAAAGATGCTTGAGACATTAGAAGATCGTAACTTCCCTATTGAAACCTTAACGTTATTATCATCAAAACGATCCGCAGGTAAAACGGTTCGTTTTCAAGATAAAGAAATTACAATACAAGAAGCAACTCCAGAAAGCTTTGAGGGCGTAGACATTGCTTTATTTTCTGCTGGTGGATCGATTTCTAAACAACTTGCACCAGAAGCGGTTAAACGTGGAGCAGTTGTAGTAGACAATACAAGTGCATATCGTATGGACCCTAACGTACCACTAGTGGTACCAGAGGTGAATGAAGTAGATATAGCAAAACATCAAGGAATCATTGCCAATCCAAACTGCTCCACTATTCAAATGGTGGCAGCACTTGAACCTCTTCGCCATGCATACGGATTGAAGCGTGTCATTGTATCCACGTATCAAGCTGTTTCAGGTGCAGGGAATGAAGCAAGTGATGAATTACGGAATCAAAGTGAAGCATTTTTAAAGGAAGAAACGCATACACCTGAGATTTTACCAGTAAAAGGTGATGAACACCATTATCCAATTGCTTTTAATGCTCTTCCACAAATTGATAAATTCGAAGAAAATGGATATACCTTTGAAGAAATGAAAATGATTAATGAAACAAAAAAGATTATGCATTCTGATGAGTTGCATGTTGCGGCAACATGTGTGCGTCTACCTATCTTTACTTCTCATGCAGAAAGCGTATATATTGAAATTGACGATGAAAACGTAAATGTAGAAGAATTACAGAGCGAATTAGCTAATGCACCTGGGTTAACGCTAGAAGATGATCCTGCTAATCAAGTGTATCCAACACCATTAAATGCGGAAGGTAAGCGTGATGTCTTTGTTGGTCGTATCCGTAAAGATTTAGATCAGCCAAATGGTTTCCATCTTTGGGTAGTTTCTGATAATCTACTTAAGGGTGCTGCATGGAACTCCGTGCAGATTGCGGAAAGTATTATTAAGAATGAATGGTTACAAAAGAAATAA
- a CDS encoding dipicolinate synthase subunit B translates to MSLKGKVIGFGLTGSHCTYSEVFPQMEKLMEAGATVVPVVSYTVQKTDTYFGDAADHLKKIEEITGEKLISTIPEAEPLGPKRPLDCMVIAPLTGNSLSKMANALTDSPVLMAAKATLRNQNPVVLAVSSNDILGLNGQNLMRLMATKNIFFVPFGQDNIVKKPNSMVADMEKIPETIEAALQFKQIQPVIIERSS, encoded by the coding sequence ATGTCTTTAAAAGGTAAAGTGATTGGGTTTGGTCTGACAGGGTCTCATTGTACGTATTCAGAAGTATTCCCTCAAATGGAAAAGTTAATGGAAGCAGGTGCAACTGTTGTACCAGTTGTTTCCTATACAGTTCAAAAAACGGACACATATTTTGGGGATGCAGCAGATCATTTAAAGAAGATTGAAGAAATTACTGGAGAAAAATTAATAAGTACGATTCCTGAAGCAGAACCACTAGGTCCAAAACGGCCTTTAGATTGCATGGTAATCGCTCCATTAACCGGAAATTCCTTAAGTAAAATGGCTAATGCATTAACAGACTCCCCCGTGTTGATGGCAGCTAAAGCAACATTACGTAATCAAAATCCAGTTGTTTTAGCAGTATCTTCGAATGACATTTTAGGACTGAATGGTCAAAATCTTATGCGCTTGATGGCGACCAAAAATATTTTCTTTGTACCTTTTGGTCAAGATAACATTGTAAAGAAACCAAATTCTATGGTTGCTGACATGGAGAAAATCCCTGAAACCATTGAAGCAGCTCTTCAATTTAAACAAATCCAGCCTGTTATTATTGAAAGATCTAGCTAA
- the dpaA gene encoding dipicolinic acid synthetase subunit A encodes MLTGYSIAILGGDARQLEVIRRLIELDATLHLIGFDQLDHGFTGAKQEALDDVDPKELDAMILPVPGTNLQGEIDTIFSNQSIQLTKEWLEQTPEHCLLFTGITNNYLTNLTQETNRTLIPLFDRNDVAIYNSIPTVEGTIMMAIQHTDFTIHSSTIFVLGLGRVGMSVARTFASLGAKVKVGARKSEDLARIHEMSLESFSIKDLKQHTHDCDILINTIPAQVVTAAVIQNMPNRTLIIDLASKPGGTDFRYAEKRGIKALLAPGLPGIVAPKTAGSILANVITQVLIEEIGERGNE; translated from the coding sequence ATGTTGACCGGTTATTCAATAGCTATTCTAGGTGGCGATGCTCGTCAACTTGAAGTGATTCGAAGATTGATTGAATTAGATGCTACTTTACATTTGATAGGGTTTGATCAATTGGATCATGGTTTTACGGGAGCGAAGCAGGAAGCATTAGATGATGTGGATCCAAAAGAGCTAGATGCGATGATTTTACCTGTACCGGGTACAAATTTACAGGGAGAGATTGATACCATTTTTTCCAATCAGTCTATTCAACTAACGAAAGAATGGTTGGAACAAACTCCTGAACATTGTTTGTTGTTTACTGGAATAACGAACAATTATTTAACGAATTTGACACAAGAGACAAATCGTACATTAATACCGTTGTTCGATCGAAATGATGTTGCGATATACAATTCAATCCCTACGGTTGAGGGAACAATTATGATGGCTATTCAACATACAGATTTTACCATCCATTCTTCCACAATTTTTGTTTTAGGACTTGGAAGAGTAGGCATGAGCGTCGCTCGTACTTTCGCTTCTTTAGGTGCAAAAGTGAAGGTAGGAGCACGAAAGTCAGAAGATCTGGCACGAATTCATGAAATGAGTCTCGAGTCTTTCTCTATTAAAGACTTGAAACAGCATACCCATGATTGTGATATTTTGATTAATACGATACCAGCGCAAGTGGTTACAGCAGCAGTTATTCAAAACATGCCGAACAGAACATTGATTATAGATTTGGCCTCTAAACCAGGTGGTACTGATTTTCGTTACGCTGAAAAAAGAGGAATTAAAGCGTTGTTAGCACCAGGCCTGCCAGGCATTGTTGCTCCGAAAACAGCAGGGAGCATTTTGGCAAATGTGATTACTCAGGTGTTAATTGAAGAAATAGGGGAAAGGGGTAATGAGTAA
- a CDS encoding YlmC/YmxH family sporulation protein, protein MRYRALSGKEIVDVKHGARLGVLGQTDLEIDKDTGHIQSFLIPSYKWFGMKKEGDEIRIRWSDIKKIGEDMIIIDPKE, encoded by the coding sequence TTGAGATATCGCGCATTGAGTGGAAAAGAGATAGTTGATGTGAAACACGGAGCACGTTTAGGGGTATTAGGTCAAACTGACTTAGAAATTGATAAAGATACCGGCCACATCCAATCGTTTCTTATACCAAGTTATAAATGGTTTGGTATGAAGAAAGAGGGAGATGAAATACGGATTAGGTGGTCAGATATTAAAAAAATCGGCGAAGATATGATTATTATTGATCCAAAAGAGTAG
- a CDS encoding M16 family metallopeptidase, which translates to MIKKYTCSNGLRMVLEEIPNVRSVTIGVWVLSGSRNENEQNNGISHFIEHMFFKGTKTRSARDIAESFDSIGGQVNAFTSKEYTCYYAKVLDTHAHTALDILADMFFHSTFDQEEMDREKKVVLEEINMYEDTPDDIVHDVLSKATYGNHPLGYPILGTAETLKSFTPQALRDYMDKQYKPENVVISIAGNVDESFFKDVEAYFGSYTSSQESDSYETPIFLPEHIHRYKDTEQAHLCLGYDGLAVDNEAIYSLIVFNNVLGGSMSSRLFQEVREQRGLAYSVFSFHSSHLDNGLLTIYGGTGKDQLPVLQETIERTIQDFTNSGLTEKELLNSKEQLKGNIMLSLESTNSRMSRNGKNELLLKRHRSLDEMVTQIDAVTHESVNSVIDNVFKNGQSSAIISPES; encoded by the coding sequence TTGATTAAAAAATATACATGTTCGAATGGTTTACGGATGGTACTAGAAGAAATCCCTAATGTACGTTCCGTTACCATTGGTGTGTGGGTTTTGTCAGGTTCTCGTAATGAAAATGAGCAAAATAATGGCATTTCACACTTCATAGAACACATGTTCTTCAAAGGGACAAAAACTCGTTCAGCACGTGATATTGCAGAGAGCTTTGACTCCATTGGTGGTCAGGTTAACGCATTTACTTCAAAGGAATACACGTGCTATTACGCTAAAGTGCTTGATACGCATGCACATACAGCGTTAGATATATTAGCAGATATGTTCTTTCATTCAACGTTTGATCAAGAAGAAATGGACCGCGAAAAAAAGGTTGTTTTAGAGGAAATTAATATGTATGAAGATACACCTGATGATATTGTTCATGATGTATTGTCTAAAGCTACATATGGAAATCATCCTCTTGGCTATCCTATATTAGGGACTGCCGAAACCTTAAAGTCCTTTACTCCTCAAGCTTTGAGAGATTATATGGACAAACAATATAAGCCTGAGAACGTTGTGATTTCTATTGCAGGTAACGTGGATGAATCTTTCTTTAAAGATGTGGAGGCTTACTTTGGGTCTTACACAAGTAGTCAAGAATCAGATTCATATGAAACACCCATTTTTCTTCCGGAGCACATTCACCGTTATAAAGATACAGAACAAGCTCACTTATGCCTAGGTTATGATGGGTTAGCCGTTGATAATGAGGCAATCTATAGTCTCATTGTATTTAATAACGTACTAGGGGGAAGTATGAGCTCTCGTCTTTTCCAAGAAGTGAGAGAGCAAAGAGGATTAGCTTACTCTGTGTTTTCCTTCCATAGCTCACATTTGGATAATGGCCTGTTAACTATTTACGGGGGTACAGGTAAAGATCAACTTCCTGTTCTGCAGGAAACTATCGAACGCACTATACAAGACTTCACCAATAGTGGCTTAACAGAAAAAGAACTTTTGAATAGTAAAGAACAGTTAAAAGGAAATATCATGTTAAGCTTAGAAAGTACGAACAGTCGTATGAGTCGTAATGGTAAGAACGAATTGTTATTGAAACGACATCGTTCTCTTGATGAAATGGTCACTCAAATTGATGCGGTGACACATGAGTCAGTAAACAGTGTCATAGATAACGTATTCAAAAATGGTCAATCATCTGCCATTATTTCTCCAGAGTCATAG
- a CDS encoding polysaccharide deacetylase family protein: MRRRWAPLLVFALMVVISYGTFQNPFSQDFFSTIKETSVPVAKPSEDELWKEIEQKAKDYEEAAQNATIDKVWKKMPGLNGIKVDVEKSYENMKEKGTFNPSLLSMKQTHPEVSISDLPAAPIYRGHPDKAMVALNINVSWGEEYIPKMLNILKDQDVKATFFIEGKWANRHSDLVKMIQEQGHVIGNHAYNHPDMSRLQAEQIQKQIVQTNDILKAITGKKPTLFAPPSGSFSDEVVKVVDEHRMETILWSVDTIDWKKPSKDVLLQRVIPKLHNGAFILMHPTQSATSALNDLILKIKEKEYKIGTVNNLLNEKRLLTN; this comes from the coding sequence ATGAGACGTAGATGGGCTCCATTACTTGTTTTCGCTTTAATGGTGGTGATTTCATACGGAACATTCCAAAATCCATTTTCACAGGATTTTTTTTCAACAATTAAGGAAACCAGTGTGCCAGTTGCAAAACCTTCTGAGGATGAACTTTGGAAAGAAATTGAACAGAAAGCCAAGGATTATGAAGAGGCAGCACAAAATGCTACAATTGACAAAGTATGGAAGAAGATGCCTGGTCTAAACGGTATTAAAGTAGACGTTGAGAAGTCATATGAAAATATGAAGGAAAAAGGAACTTTCAATCCTTCCTTACTTTCTATGAAACAAACTCATCCTGAGGTCAGTATATCTGATCTTCCAGCTGCACCAATCTATAGGGGGCATCCGGACAAAGCTATGGTTGCCTTAAACATAAACGTATCTTGGGGGGAAGAATACATACCTAAGATGTTGAACATTTTGAAAGACCAAGATGTAAAGGCTACATTTTTTATAGAGGGTAAATGGGCTAATAGGCATTCTGATTTAGTGAAAATGATTCAAGAACAAGGTCATGTTATTGGGAACCATGCTTATAATCACCCTGATATGAGTCGTTTGCAAGCAGAACAGATTCAGAAGCAAATTGTTCAAACGAACGATATATTAAAAGCCATTACTGGGAAGAAGCCAACCCTTTTTGCTCCACCAAGTGGTAGTTTTTCTGATGAAGTTGTGAAGGTTGTTGATGAGCATAGGATGGAGACAATTCTATGGTCTGTGGACACCATTGATTGGAAAAAACCTTCTAAGGATGTCTTATTACAACGAGTTATCCCTAAATTACACAATGGTGCTTTCATTTTAATGCATCCAACTCAGTCTGCTACTTCCGCTTTAAACGATTTAATTTTGAAAATAAAAGAAAAAGAATATAAAATTGGTACAGTAAACAATTTATTAAATGAAAAAAGGTTACTCACGAATTAG
- the pnp gene encoding polyribonucleotide nucleotidyltransferase, with product MAEEIQSFSIDIAGRQLNIEVGELAKQANGACMVQYGDTSVLSTATGSSEPKDLPFFPLTVNYEERLYAVGKIPGGFIKREGRPSEKATLASRLIDRPIRPLFPDGYRNDVQVVSTVMSVDQDNSSEMAAMLGSSLSLSISDIPFGGPIAGVVVGRIDGEFIINPTVEQQEQSDIELTVAGTKDAVNMVEAGAEEVPEDIMLEAIMFGHEEIKRLVAWQEEIVAQIGKEKMEVQLFEPEADLVAEVESKAKDALVKAIQTEEKHARDEAISEVKKDIVAQYEADETEAEKIKMVEAVLDGIVKGEVRRLITKEKVRPDGRQPDKIRPLSSRVGVLPRTHGSGLFTRGQTQALSICTLGALGDVQILDGLDLEESKRFMHHYNFPPFSVGETGPMRAPGRREIGHGALGERALEQVVPSEKDFPYTIRLVSEVLESNGSTSQASICASTLAMMDAGVPLKSPVAGIAMGLVKSGDDYTVLSDIQGMEDALGDMDFKVAGTAQGVTALQMDIKIEGLSREILENALSQAKKGRMEILNHMLETIGEPRTELSQYAPKIMTMAIKPDKIRDVIGPSGKQINKIIEDTGVKIDIEQDGTIFISSTDAASNEYAKKIIEDLVREVEVGQMYLGTVKRIEKFGAFVEIFKGKEGLVHISQIAEERIGKVEDVLAIGDEILVKVKEIDNQGRVNLSRKEALQEQKKNEESKEE from the coding sequence ATGGCTGAAGAAATACAAAGTTTCTCCATAGATATCGCTGGACGCCAACTAAATATCGAAGTTGGCGAACTAGCTAAGCAAGCAAATGGTGCTTGCATGGTTCAATATGGTGACACGTCCGTTTTATCTACTGCAACAGGTTCTAGTGAACCAAAGGACTTACCATTTTTTCCATTAACAGTGAACTATGAAGAACGACTATATGCAGTTGGTAAAATCCCTGGCGGCTTTATTAAACGTGAGGGGCGTCCGAGCGAAAAAGCAACATTAGCTTCTCGTTTAATTGACCGTCCGATTCGTCCACTATTCCCTGATGGTTACCGTAATGATGTACAAGTTGTTAGTACAGTAATGAGTGTAGATCAGGATAATTCTTCTGAAATGGCTGCTATGCTTGGTTCATCACTATCCTTAAGTATCTCAGATATTCCATTTGGTGGACCAATTGCTGGTGTGGTTGTAGGTCGTATCGATGGAGAATTTATCATTAACCCAACAGTCGAGCAACAAGAGCAAAGTGATATTGAGCTTACAGTTGCTGGTACAAAAGATGCTGTGAACATGGTTGAAGCTGGAGCTGAAGAAGTTCCAGAAGATATTATGTTGGAAGCCATTATGTTTGGGCATGAGGAAATTAAACGTCTTGTAGCTTGGCAAGAAGAGATAGTTGCTCAAATTGGAAAAGAGAAGATGGAAGTTCAATTATTTGAACCAGAAGCAGATCTTGTTGCAGAAGTTGAGAGCAAAGCGAAGGATGCCCTTGTAAAAGCAATCCAAACAGAAGAAAAGCATGCTCGTGACGAGGCGATTTCAGAAGTTAAGAAAGATATCGTAGCTCAATACGAAGCTGATGAAACAGAAGCTGAAAAGATAAAAATGGTTGAAGCTGTTTTAGATGGAATTGTTAAAGGTGAAGTAAGACGCCTTATTACAAAAGAAAAAGTACGTCCAGATGGTCGTCAGCCAGATAAAATCCGACCTTTATCATCTCGAGTAGGTGTTCTCCCACGTACTCATGGTTCTGGATTATTTACTCGTGGACAAACTCAAGCATTAAGCATATGTACACTTGGCGCTCTTGGTGATGTTCAGATTTTAGATGGACTAGACTTAGAAGAGTCTAAGAGATTTATGCACCATTATAATTTCCCTCCTTTCAGTGTTGGTGAAACAGGGCCTATGCGTGCCCCAGGTCGTCGTGAGATCGGACACGGAGCACTAGGAGAACGTGCACTTGAACAAGTAGTTCCTTCTGAAAAAGACTTCCCTTATACAATTCGTCTGGTATCTGAAGTTCTTGAGTCTAATGGATCTACTTCTCAGGCAAGTATTTGTGCCAGTACATTAGCTATGATGGATGCAGGTGTTCCGTTGAAATCTCCTGTAGCCGGTATTGCGATGGGTCTTGTTAAATCAGGTGATGATTACACGGTATTAAGTGATATCCAAGGCATGGAAGATGCATTAGGAGATATGGACTTTAAAGTAGCAGGTACTGCTCAAGGTGTAACTGCACTTCAGATGGATATTAAAATAGAAGGTCTTTCTCGCGAGATTTTAGAGAATGCTTTAAGTCAGGCGAAAAAAGGTCGTATGGAAATCCTAAATCATATGCTTGAAACGATTGGGGAGCCTCGTACAGAGCTATCTCAATACGCACCTAAAATTATGACAATGGCTATTAAGCCAGATAAAATTCGTGATGTTATTGGGCCTAGCGGTAAGCAAATTAATAAGATCATTGAAGACACTGGTGTTAAGATCGATATTGAGCAAGATGGTACCATCTTCATTTCTTCTACAGATGCAGCAAGCAACGAATATGCTAAGAAAATAATCGAAGATCTTGTACGTGAAGTTGAAGTGGGGCAGATGTATCTAGGTACGGTTAAACGTATTGAGAAATTTGGTGCGTTTGTTGAAATCTTTAAAGGAAAAGAAGGCCTTGTTCACATTTCCCAAATTGCAGAGGAACGTATTGGCAAAGTAGAAGATGTACTAGCCATTGGAGATGAAATCCTTGTTAAAGTTAAGGAAATTGATAATCAAGGAAGAGTTAACCTTTCTAGAAAAGAAGCACTACAAGAGCAAAAGAAAAATGAAGAAAGTAAGGAAGAATAA
- the rpsO gene encoding 30S ribosomal protein S15: MAITQERKNEIINQFKTHANDTGSTEVQIAVLTEKITKLNEHLRMHKQDHHSRRGLLKMVGKRRNLLTYLRNKDVTRYRELIKQLGLRR, translated from the coding sequence ATGGCAATCACACAAGAACGTAAGAATGAAATTATCAATCAGTTCAAGACACATGCAAACGATACTGGATCTACTGAGGTTCAAATCGCTGTCCTAACTGAAAAAATTACGAAACTAAACGAGCATTTACGTATGCACAAGCAAGATCACCATTCTCGTCGTGGTCTTCTTAAAATGGTAGGTAAACGCCGTAACCTTTTAACTTATCTTCGTAATAAAGACGTAACTCGCTATCGTGAACTTATCAAACAGCTTGGCCTACGTCGTTAA